In one Musa acuminata AAA Group cultivar baxijiao chromosome BXJ2-5, Cavendish_Baxijiao_AAA, whole genome shotgun sequence genomic region, the following are encoded:
- the LOC103984040 gene encoding uncharacterized protein LOC103984040, translated as MGYTKDQLLARLKELQIDFFCYDHPAVLTVEAQAKYVGHLGGALSKNLLLKDKKHRYYVVSALANTNIDLKVLSQRLGLGKGGLRMAAEEALQEILQVPLGCVTPLALINDSARDVSLLLDQGFKSQQSCYFHPLTNEVTLSISASSLDKFLISIGRQPSYVDLEANPAVGKDNPPDLASLAPSGVPALPDKVENAVTSIPTGNDGLTVKKPTKLAGEAKSLAALQKEKLQKVQSSIDPLAEATNIEKLVKEIMDKTSTAFLNEITKDLNDPQIAPSVSDVVKRRVSSDLEHMMMSLKNAAYTQGFQAGFQATLRSSLQSLSMQK; from the exons ATGGGTTATACCAAGGATCAGCTTCTTGCTCGCTTAAAG GAACTTCAGATTGATTTTTTTTGCTATGATCATCCTGCTGTCTTGACTGTTGAGGCTCAG GCAAAGTATGTTGGACATTTGGGTGGCGCATTAAGTAAAAATTTGCTGTTAAAG GACAAGAAACATAGATATTATGTTGTTTCTGCTCTTGCAAACACAAACATTGACTTAAAAG TTTTGTCCCAAAGACTCGGCCTTGGAAAAGGAGGTTTGCGAATGGCTGCTGAAGAAGCTTTGCAAGAAATACTTCAG GTACCACTAGGATGTGTAACACCACTTGCACTAATTAATGATTCTGCAAG AGATGTCTCACTATTGCTGGATCAAGGATTCAAATCTCAACAGTCCTGCTATTTCCACCCACTCACAAATGAAGTGACTCTTT CTATAAGTGCAAGCAGCTTGGACAAGTTTCTGATTTCAATAGGAAGACAACCCTCATATGTGGATTTGGAG GCTAATCCAGCGGTAGGCAAGGACAATCCACCTGATCTTGCTTCTCTTGCTCCATCTGGAGTTCCCGCTCTTCCAGATAAAGTAGAAAATGCTGTTACTTCTATTCCCACTGGAAATGATGGGCTTACAGTGAAGAAGCCAACAAAGCTTGCTG GAGAAGCCAAAAGTCTGGCTGCTTTACAAAAAGAGAAGTTGCAGAAAGTTCAAAGCTCAATAGATCCATTGGCTGAAGCTACCAATATTGAGAAACTCGTGAAGGAAATCATGGATAAAACATCCACAGCCTTTCTGAACGAG ATAACTAAGGATCTAAATGATCCACAAATTGCACCTTCAGTTTCAGATGTTGTCAAAAGACGTGTCAGTTCTGACTTGGAGCACATGATG ATGAGCCTGAAGAATGCAGCATACACACAAGGGTTTCAGGCAGGTTTCCAGGCTACACTTAGATCAAGTCTTCAGAGCCTATCAATGCAGAAATAG
- the LOC103984042 gene encoding uncharacterized protein LOC103984042 — translation MGKPEEVLVEVPDLVDAGGGIRWACPTRSLVVLALSVCVLLPVIFWLPPFRTRRSVFVPDDPDSLRAEIQASFILQKPISQLAADAARLEYDIFEEIGIPNTKVSIISMQPLSPENSTYVVFGFLHNPKNASISLQALSILRSTLIELVLQQTNISLTSSIFGRPSAFELSKFPGGITVIPLPSTSIWDRAQVLFVFKLNNTIEQILENIDRLMSELKFGLNLRSYENVYVKLMNADGSTVAPPVTVEASVLSDVGSGTLLPDRMKQLAQVITGPDANNLGLNNSVFGKVRQVQLSSYLKPSILSLAPGPSPPPSPSPSNDVLYPVPPASSNPTLSPFAPAPSNDQHQQPPCLYCQISPSESPMAYPPAPKNGIQPHSWSVNAPGPSQRKIDPFPNHYPCPSLAPNNGQSVHLLPPLSSNHLPGLASPPSHEAMGSTPKGNPEHSPLSSAASYAPSPVQDVGNGGRLSPSPVPSLIPLTLLSKAATSMPWEMKLTGFLGFMVFQLICGP, via the exons ATGGGGAAGCCGGAGGAAGTCCTCGTCGAGGTGCCCGATCTAGTGGACGCCGGCGGCGGGATACGCTGGGCGTGCCCTACTAGAAGCCTCGTCGTGTTGGCCCTCAGCGTTTGCGTGCTGCTCCCCGTCATCTTTTGGCTCCCACCCTTCCGCACGCGTCGATCCGTATTCGTCCCCGATGACCCCGACAGCCTTCGTG CTGAAATCCAGGCAAGCTTCATTTTGCAAAAACCAATTTCACAACTTGCTGCTGATGCTGCAAGATTGGAGTATGACATTTTTGAGGAAATTGGAATTCCAAATACCAAG GTTTCAATTATTTCCATGCAACCATTGTCTCCAGAAAACTCTACGTATGTGGTATTTGGCTTTCTTCATAACCCCAAAAATGCTTCAATAAGTTTACAAGCCCTAAGTATTTTAAGGTCGACTCTGATAGAGCTGGTCCTTCAGCAAACTAATATATCTTTGACATCATCAATTTTTGGGCGCCCATCTGCTTTTGAGCTTTCGAAGTTTCCTGGAGGGATCACTGTTATACCATTGCCATCGACTTCTATTTGGGACAGAGCACAAGTCCTATTTGTCTTCAAATTAAATAACACCATTGAACAGATTCTGGAGAATATTGACCGCCTGATGAGTGAACTTAAGTTTGGACTGAATTTGAGGTCTTATGAG AATGTATATGTGAAGCTGATGAATGCAGATGGTTccacggtggcaccaccagttacTGTCGAGGCTTCTGTTTTGTCAGATGTTGGAAGTGGTACTCTTTTACCAGATAGAATGAAACAACTAGCTCAGGTCATCACAGGGCCTGATGCAAACAATCTTGGACTTAACAATTCTGTTTTTGGAAAAGTAAGGCAAGTGCAGTTGTCATCATACCTTAAACCCTCAATTTTGTCGCTGGCCCCtggtccatctcctcctccttctccatcTCCATCTAATGATGTTCTTTACCCTGTACCTCCTGCTTCCTCTAACCCTACTCTCTCTCCTTTTGCTCCTGCTCCATCAAATGATCAACATCAACAGCCTCCATGTTTATATTGTCAAATTTCTCCATCAGAAAGTCCAATGGCATATCCACCTGCCCCCAAAAATGGCATTCAGCCGCATTCTTGGTCTGTGAATGCACCTGGACCTTCACAAAGAAAGATTGATCCTTTTCCTAACCATTATCCTTGTCCCTCTCTGGCACCAAATAATGGTCAATCAGTCCATCTTTTACCACCACTTTCTTCCAATCATTTGCCAGGTTTGGCCAGTCCTCCAAGTCATGAAGCAATGGGGTCAACTCCCAAAGGGAACCCAGAGCACTCACCATTGTCATCTGCAGCTAGCTATGCTCCCAGTCCAGTGCAAGATGTTGGAAATGGTGGCAGATTGTCACCATCACCTGTGCCATCACTTATTCCACTTACTTTGTTAT CAAAAGCTGCAACCTCCATGCCCTGGGAGATGAAGCTGACTGGATTTCTGGGATTCATGGTGTTCCAACTTATATGCGGGCCATGA
- the LOC103984043 gene encoding vacuolar protein sorting-associated protein 26A, with protein sequence MNYIIGAFKPPCNITISFADGKTRKKASIKKENGQTAMVPLFQSLENIVGEVSIEPIQGKKIEHTGVKIELLGQIELYFDRGNFYDFTSLVRELDIPGDIYERKTFPFEFSSVEMPYESYNGINVRLRYILKVTISRNYVSNIVEYQDFWVRNYTPAPTINNSIKMEVGIEDCLHIEFEYNKSKYHLKDVIIGKIYFLLVRIKIKNMELEIRRRESTGSGPNTYVETETLAKFELMDGAPVRGESIPIRLFLSPYELTPTYRNINNKFSVKYFLNLVLVDEEDRRYFKQQEITIYRLQETS encoded by the exons ATG AATTACATTATTGGAGCATTCAAGCCACCATGTAACATTACAATCTCATTTGCTGATGGGAAAACCCGAAAAAAG GCTTCTATAAAGAAGGAAAATGGACAGACTGCAATGGTTCCACTTTTCCAAAGCCTAGAAAACATTGTAGGGGAG GTGTCTATCGAACCTATTCAAGGAAAAAAAATTGAACATACTGGTGTGAAAATCGAGCTTCTTGGTCAGATTG AGCTATATTTTGACAGAGGAAACTTTTATGACTTTACCTCTCTAG TGCGGGAGCTTGATATTCCAGGTGATATATATGAAAGAAAAACTTTCCCATTTGAGTTCTCATCAGTTGAGATGCCCTATGAGTCATATAATGGTATCAATGTGAGGTTAAG GTACATTTTGAAAGTGACAATCAGTCGGAACTATGTAAGCAACATTGTCGAGTACCAAGATTTCTGG GTTCGCAACTATACCCCAGCACCAACAATTAACAATAGCATTAAG ATGGAAGTTGGCATCGAAGACTGTTTGCACATAGAGTTTGAATACAATAAAAGCAA GTATCACCTGAAGGATGTTATAATTGGGAAAATCTACTTTCTTCTCGTAAGAATCAAAATAAAGAATATGGAACTTGAGATCAGACGCCGAGAATCAACTGGTTCAGGGCCCAACACATATGTTGAGACAGAGACGCTAGCTAAATTTGAGTTAATGGACGGTGCTCCTGTTAGAG gGGAATCAATCCCTATAAGGTTGTTTCTGAGCCCTTATGAGTTAACACCTACATATCGCAACATCAACAACAAGTTCAGTGTGAAATATTTCTTGAATCTTGTTCTCGTGGATGAGGAGGATCGACGGTATTTCAAGCAGCAAGAGATCACCATATATCGCCTCCAGGAGACTTCTTGA
- the LOC103984044 gene encoding auxin-responsive protein SAUR32-like produces MGKPLAPLAEEPKATEKTTSQLIPYCGEEMQEDKKTKVKKGSLTVRVGLEDGEDGGGTRKFVIPISYLYHPLFKRLLESAQEVYGYHSSGPLKLPCSVDDFLHLRWLIERESSHRSHHGVHHSFSLHSC; encoded by the coding sequence ATGGGGAAGCCTCTCGCTCCACTCGCTGAAGAGCCAAAGGCCACAGAAAAGACCACAAGCCAACTCATCCCCTACTGCGGAGAAGAGATGCAAGAGGACAAGAAGACGAAGGTGAAGAAGGGATCGCTCACCGTGAGGGTGGGTCTCGAGGACGGAGAAGACGGTGGTGGCACTCGTAAGTTCGTCATCCCTATCTCTTACCTCTACCACCCCCTCTTCAAGCGCCTTCTCGAGTCGGCTCAGGAGGTCTACGGCTACCACTCGTCGGGGCCGCTCAAGCTTCCCTGCTCCGTCGACGACTTCCTCCATCTCCGGTGGCTTATCGAGAGGGAGTCGTCGCACCGCTCTCACCATGGCGTCCACCACTCCTTCTCCTTGCACTCATGCTGA